One window from the genome of Alkalihalobacillus sp. LMS6 encodes:
- a CDS encoding glycosyltransferase, protein MNILLLKAPYGGIYSDFERSLTKGLRRHCTVVDEPYNRFKNNRLVSFCRQHQIDWIITFNGYFFSKDEKELFCAGHLPPLAVWLTEDPYYVSASMDILSIATKAWSVDTAAVDLYRQQHQYNHVDFLPLGFEEDWFYPAESSPLYDLVFAGYPYENRVKWLHAIAQNIDLTLAIVGPWRPDQCPPNAHHKATWLAPKKIGAFYRQAKIVLNSYRTAHDGIVATSINNRTFDIAASQACQLSEYREGIETFFPNQEIATFTDTPQLLHAVQALLNSSDLRKDHAYRSRQRAYGHCFYDRASTIYKELESR, encoded by the coding sequence ATGAATATTTTATTGCTAAAAGCACCCTACGGTGGCATTTATAGCGATTTTGAGCGTTCTCTAACAAAAGGATTAAGACGCCATTGCACAGTAGTTGATGAACCTTACAATCGATTTAAAAATAACCGACTCGTTTCGTTTTGCAGACAACACCAGATTGATTGGATCATTACGTTCAATGGCTATTTTTTTTCGAAAGATGAAAAAGAGCTTTTTTGCGCTGGTCATCTTCCACCTTTAGCAGTCTGGCTAACCGAAGACCCGTATTATGTTTCAGCATCAATGGATATTCTCTCGATTGCAACAAAAGCTTGGTCCGTTGATACCGCTGCAGTTGACCTGTATCGTCAACAGCATCAGTACAATCATGTAGATTTCTTGCCTCTCGGTTTTGAAGAGGACTGGTTTTATCCTGCAGAAAGTTCACCTCTGTATGATCTTGTATTTGCAGGCTATCCATATGAAAATCGAGTGAAATGGTTACATGCTATCGCGCAAAACATCGACTTAACTTTAGCGATTGTGGGTCCGTGGCGTCCAGATCAATGTCCTCCTAACGCTCATCACAAAGCAACCTGGCTTGCCCCTAAAAAAATTGGCGCTTTTTATCGACAAGCAAAGATTGTCTTAAATAGTTACCGTACTGCACATGACGGAATCGTGGCAACCAGTATTAATAATCGTACATTTGATATTGCCGCTTCTCAAGCATGTCAGCTAAGTGAATACCGTGAAGGGATTGAGACATTTTTTCCGAATCAAGAAATCGCCACATTCACCGATACCCCACAGTTGCTTCATGCCGTGCAAGCCCTTCTAAACAGTTCGGATTTAAGAAAAGACCATGCATATAGGAGCCGACAGCGGGCGTATGGCCATTGTTTTTATGATCGGGCATCTACTATATACAAAGAGCTGGAATCTAGGTAA
- a CDS encoding glycosyltransferase, translating into MYTLLIHHNGGGGVSQFLKTRKHTFTIECMPLARGYWLLLQSKKERYLTMKAIVQRLRRLPIQHIEVHHVWGFRINEIQALLEELSVPYDVFLHDYYGVCPAVFFLNDQNRYCEMEKDPLVCQRCLENQHKSKRLLTFGPPPHTVEAWRASFNLLFQRASLIIAPSESTKQAYLTYFPVLSIAVQPHPLPSIKKSVHKQSIRRNQTLHVAVIGSIYQHKGESVLLELLNRMEQATAPLPLSIYSYGSLAPALSEKRMIHERGTYEIDNLADLLLEDAIDLICIPSIVPETFSYTTHEAMLLGYPVLAFNLGAQAEAIKTNRAGWLVEPTTGEALYKRIKELCEAKQKELESDLT; encoded by the coding sequence ATGTATACACTTTTAATCCACCATAATGGAGGAGGCGGTGTTAGCCAATTCCTAAAAACTCGAAAACATACGTTTACAATAGAATGTATGCCACTTGCGCGAGGATACTGGCTCCTACTTCAATCAAAAAAAGAACGCTATTTAACGATGAAAGCGATCGTTCAACGACTGCGTCGGCTCCCAATACAGCACATAGAAGTTCATCATGTGTGGGGGTTTCGTATAAATGAGATACAGGCGTTACTAGAAGAATTGTCAGTGCCTTATGACGTTTTTCTGCATGATTATTATGGCGTTTGTCCAGCTGTTTTCTTTTTAAATGATCAGAATCGTTATTGTGAAATGGAGAAAGATCCACTCGTTTGCCAGCGTTGTTTAGAAAATCAACATAAATCGAAACGATTACTTACATTTGGGCCACCGCCACATACGGTTGAAGCGTGGCGAGCGTCATTCAACCTGCTTTTTCAGCGCGCTTCTCTGATCATTGCACCGAGTGAATCCACTAAACAAGCTTATCTTACATACTTTCCAGTCTTATCAATTGCTGTTCAACCTCATCCACTTCCCTCCATAAAAAAAAGTGTGCATAAGCAGTCAATTCGGCGTAACCAAACTCTACATGTAGCCGTGATTGGATCGATTTATCAACATAAAGGAGAATCGGTCCTGCTTGAATTGTTGAATAGAATGGAACAGGCTACTGCACCCTTACCGCTCAGTATTTATTCTTATGGAAGTCTTGCCCCAGCGCTTTCGGAAAAACGGATGATTCACGAAAGAGGAACGTATGAGATTGACAATCTTGCGGATCTGCTTCTGGAAGATGCCATTGATCTCATTTGCATTCCTTCCATTGTCCCAGAGACGTTTTCCTATACAACTCATGAAGCGATGCTATTAGGCTATCCTGTTCTGGCATTTAATTTAGGGGCGCAAGCGGAAGCGATAAAAACAAACCGTGCGGGCTGGCTAGTGGAGCCAACTACTGGAGAAGCGTTGTACAAAAGAATAAAAGAGTTATGTGAAGCAAAACAAAAAGAGCTGGAATCGGACCTTACCTAG
- a CDS encoding DUF1360 domain-containing protein has protein sequence MTWFEWIILIMATGRMTRLLVTDEIMEWFRQPFIELKEEGDSLYAYPKGRGLRKFIGSLLSCYWCTSVWVALCFFVGFIVFPAFFFPVFLCLSIAYGAAIFEAASRRL, from the coding sequence ATGACTTGGTTTGAATGGATAATCTTAATCATGGCAACAGGAAGAATGACGCGTCTTCTTGTGACGGACGAGATCATGGAATGGTTTCGACAACCGTTTATTGAGTTAAAAGAAGAAGGAGATTCACTTTATGCGTACCCAAAAGGAAGAGGCTTACGTAAATTTATTGGGTCGCTTCTTTCATGTTATTGGTGCACAAGCGTGTGGGTGGCTCTCTGCTTTTTTGTAGGATTTATCGTGTTTCCTGCTTTCTTTTTCCCTGTCTTTCTCTGCCTCAGTATTGCATATGGCGCAGCGATTTTTGAAGCTGCCAGCAGGCGCCTCTAA
- the fabI gene encoding enoyl-ACP reductase FabI produces MKSIDLTGRTYVVMGVANKRSIAWAIARSLDEAGAKIIFTYAGERLEKNVRTLAESLSGEHLVLPCDITSDEEIDATFAQIKEQVGAIHGVAHCIAFANKEELEGEYLNVTREGYLMAQNISAYSLTAVCKAARPLMTEGGSVITMTYLGGERVVKNYNVMGVAKAALDASVKYLANDLGKEGIRVNAISAGPIRTLAAKGIGGFNDVLREIEEKAPLRKTTTQEEVGDTALFLVSDLARGITGEMIHVDGGYSTLSLV; encoded by the coding sequence ATGAAATCAATTGACTTAACAGGCCGTACGTATGTGGTAATGGGTGTTGCGAATAAACGAAGCATCGCATGGGCAATTGCCCGTTCGTTAGATGAAGCGGGGGCAAAAATTATTTTTACATACGCTGGTGAGCGATTAGAAAAAAACGTTCGTACGCTTGCTGAGTCTCTTAGTGGAGAGCATCTCGTGTTGCCTTGTGACATAACGAGTGATGAAGAAATTGATGCGACATTTGCGCAAATTAAAGAACAAGTAGGGGCAATTCACGGTGTTGCGCACTGTATAGCGTTTGCTAATAAAGAAGAATTAGAAGGCGAATATTTGAATGTAACCCGTGAAGGTTACTTAATGGCACAAAATATTAGTGCGTACTCGCTAACGGCTGTTTGTAAAGCTGCCCGACCACTTATGACAGAAGGTGGAAGTGTGATTACAATGACGTACTTAGGTGGCGAACGAGTAGTGAAAAACTACAATGTCATGGGCGTTGCAAAAGCGGCACTAGATGCAAGTGTGAAGTATTTAGCGAATGATTTAGGAAAAGAAGGTATTCGTGTCAACGCCATTTCTGCTGGTCCGATTCGTACGCTAGCAGCTAAAGGAATTGGCGGTTTTAATGATGTCTTAAGAGAAATTGAAGAAAAAGCTCCGTTACGAAAAACGACCACGCAAGAAGAAGTTGGCGATACAGCTTTATTCCTAGTAAGTGATTTGGCTCGTGGCATCACTGGCGAAATGATCCATGTTGATGGTGGTTATAGCACATTATCTTTAGTTTAG
- a CDS encoding RluA family pseudouridine synthase: MNRTQFIWRVQKSEHTLSLRAFLRERKNLSKRLLSAIKFQGGGLYVNDCPVSVRAELKEGDEVRICLPVEEVSPSLKPQKGRFTIYYEDADVLVVHKPADVATIPSKDHPDHTLANSIMHYYHENGIHATFHAVNRLDRGTSGLLLVAKHRYAHDLLSKAQKQGALNRTYAALVTGVPPSEGTISAPIGRKETSIIEREVRDDGKPAVTHYKRIATNGEWSLVHLRLETGRTHQIRVHLKTSGYPIIGDGLYGGDQRVFTHQALHCFQIHFTQPLTNEKKIIQSDLPSSWDFYTNAMKED, translated from the coding sequence GTGAATAGAACACAATTTATTTGGCGCGTACAAAAAAGTGAGCATACTCTCTCACTACGCGCTTTTTTACGTGAACGAAAAAATCTTTCAAAACGTCTTCTTTCCGCGATAAAGTTTCAAGGGGGAGGGCTCTATGTTAACGATTGTCCCGTTAGCGTGAGGGCGGAACTGAAAGAAGGAGACGAGGTTCGGATCTGTTTACCTGTTGAAGAAGTGAGTCCATCCTTAAAACCGCAAAAAGGCAGATTTACGATTTATTATGAAGACGCCGATGTGCTTGTCGTTCATAAACCGGCAGATGTTGCGACGATCCCTTCAAAGGACCATCCAGATCATACACTAGCAAATTCGATTATGCATTATTATCACGAAAACGGGATTCACGCTACGTTCCATGCTGTAAACCGTTTAGACCGGGGAACGAGCGGTCTGTTGCTTGTTGCCAAACATCGATATGCTCATGATTTGCTTTCAAAGGCACAGAAACAAGGAGCATTAAATCGAACTTACGCAGCATTGGTAACAGGTGTGCCGCCAAGTGAAGGGACGATTTCAGCTCCAATTGGAAGGAAAGAGACGAGTATCATTGAACGAGAAGTACGTGACGATGGAAAGCCTGCTGTTACCCATTACAAACGCATCGCAACGAACGGTGAATGGAGCCTCGTCCATTTAAGACTCGAAACTGGAAGGACTCATCAAATCCGTGTTCATCTTAAAACGAGTGGGTACCCCATCATAGGTGATGGGTTGTACGGCGGGGACCAACGTGTATTTACACATCAAGCGCTTCACTGCTTCCAAATTCATTTCACACAACCGCTCACAAATGAAAAAAAGATCATTCAAAGTGATCTTCCGAGCAGTTGGGATTTCTATACGAACGCAATGAAAGAAGATTAA
- a CDS encoding NAD kinase, which translates to MKFTVASRGDHLSNELCESMKEKLLKADLILDHEAPDIVITVGGDGTLLEAFHLYAHRLEETAFVGIHTGHLGFYADWVPEEADHLVTHIIKTPYQIVEYPLLEVVIRYRDGRASRRYLALNESTIKSSEGSLVCNVEIKGEAFETFRGDGLCMSTPSGSTAYNKALGGAILHPSLASIQLSEMASINNRVYRTLGSPLVLPQHHTCLLKLLNDVSVQVTIDHFNVPIYEENVDTVQCRVAEEKVRFARFRPFPFWKRVKESFISE; encoded by the coding sequence TTGAAATTTACAGTTGCTTCGAGAGGGGATCACCTCTCGAATGAATTGTGCGAATCCATGAAAGAAAAGCTGTTAAAAGCAGATTTGATTCTTGACCATGAGGCGCCAGACATTGTCATTACAGTAGGTGGAGATGGCACACTACTCGAAGCGTTTCACTTATACGCACACCGTTTGGAAGAAACGGCTTTTGTTGGTATACATACAGGTCATTTAGGCTTTTACGCGGATTGGGTTCCTGAAGAAGCGGATCATTTAGTGACACATATTATAAAAACACCATATCAAATTGTTGAATACCCTTTATTAGAAGTTGTTATTCGTTATCGAGATGGACGAGCTTCTCGACGTTATTTAGCATTAAATGAGTCAACGATCAAAAGTTCAGAAGGATCTCTCGTTTGTAATGTAGAAATAAAGGGAGAAGCGTTTGAAACATTTAGAGGGGATGGCTTATGTATGTCCACGCCATCTGGCAGCACAGCTTATAATAAAGCGTTAGGTGGAGCTATTTTACACCCATCGCTCGCGTCGATCCAGCTGTCTGAAATGGCTTCAATTAACAATCGGGTATACCGTACGCTCGGTTCACCGCTCGTCTTACCACAACATCATACGTGTTTACTTAAGCTTTTAAACGATGTCTCTGTTCAAGTGACGATCGATCATTTTAATGTTCCTATTTATGAAGAAAATGTCGACACTGTTCAATGCCGTGTTGCAGAAGAAAAAGTTCGGTTTGCTCGCTTTCGACCATTTCCTTTTTGGAAGCGAGTGAAGGAGTCGTTTATTAGTGAATAG
- a CDS encoding GTP pyrophosphokinase family protein: MDWDSFLTPYKQAVDELKVKFKGIREQYQKTSLHTPIEFVTGRVKPISSILNKAERKQIPLDRLDDMQDIGGVRIVTQFVEDIDKVIDLIRSRTDFEIVSERDYVKEKKPSGYRSYHMMLRYPVHTIKGSEHVIVELQIRTMSMNFWATIEHSLRYKYSGEIPDDINMRLQRASEAAFWLDEEMSIIRDEVQEAQRIITAKQRQNRG, from the coding sequence GTGGATTGGGATTCTTTTTTAACGCCATATAAACAAGCAGTAGACGAGCTTAAAGTGAAATTTAAAGGGATACGTGAACAATACCAAAAAACATCGCTTCACACACCGATTGAGTTTGTAACAGGTCGTGTCAAACCAATATCGAGCATATTGAATAAGGCAGAACGAAAGCAAATCCCGCTTGACCGCTTGGATGATATGCAAGATATAGGTGGTGTGCGCATCGTCACGCAATTTGTAGAAGATATTGATAAAGTCATAGATTTAATTCGATCACGGACAGATTTTGAGATTGTTTCAGAACGCGATTATGTGAAAGAAAAAAAACCAAGTGGGTATCGCTCATACCATATGATGCTACGGTATCCAGTGCACACGATAAAAGGAAGCGAGCATGTTATTGTGGAGCTCCAAATCCGAACGATGTCAATGAACTTTTGGGCCACTATTGAGCATTCATTGCGATACAAGTACAGTGGTGAAATTCCCGATGATATTAATATGAGGCTGCAGCGTGCATCGGAAGCAGCGTTTTGGCTAGATGAAGAAATGTCGATTATACGTGATGAAGTGCAAGAAGCCCAACGTATTATTACGGCTAAACAGCGACAAAATAGAGGGTAA
- a CDS encoding CYTH domain-containing protein: MMTTEMEYEAKSLLTNEEYQTLQQWFGKKKAVTQMNDYYDTEAFMLKQQTAALRVRTKEQNATLTLKQQTEEGMVETHQSLHAEELALLNTGTLPDGAVKTAIEALLGNVPSFHHYGQLTTHRSTYPYKDGIICLDHSVYNNREDFEIEYEGTSMTQATTVLFELLQDQHIEYKPAKNKVARFFATSPYLS; this comes from the coding sequence ATGATGACAACTGAAATGGAATACGAGGCAAAATCCCTTTTAACAAACGAAGAATATCAAACCTTACAACAATGGTTTGGTAAAAAGAAAGCTGTTACGCAAATGAATGACTACTACGATACAGAAGCGTTCATGTTAAAGCAGCAAACTGCCGCTTTACGCGTCCGTACGAAAGAACAAAATGCTACGCTCACATTAAAGCAGCAAACGGAGGAAGGAATGGTGGAAACACATCAATCATTACATGCAGAAGAATTGGCACTATTAAACACAGGCACCCTTCCCGATGGTGCCGTAAAAACAGCGATTGAAGCTTTGCTAGGAAACGTTCCTTCTTTTCACCATTATGGACAGTTAACGACCCATCGCTCGACTTACCCTTATAAAGATGGAATCATCTGCCTTGATCATAGTGTGTACAACAATCGAGAAGACTTTGAAATTGAATATGAAGGAACGTCTATGACTCAAGCAACAACTGTTTTATTTGAACTTTTACAGGATCAACATATCGAGTATAAACCAGCTAAAAACAAAGTCGCTCGATTCTTTGCTACATCGCCTTACCTTTCGTAA
- a CDS encoding lytic transglycosylase domain-containing protein, producing MTIQFWPGVTTHAQSSVNQPSQTKQHDFNSFLFKAMQQTLSTQTSGLPMPFLMPFLNSQQMLQPNGTNQASQANGANQASVETVYPTSNQASSLKTVSDANAQPYLSLIERISKEHQVDPNLTLAIIKHESNFNEKAVSSAGASGLMQLMPGTARGLGVTSIFDPEQNIRGGVRYIKDMLTRYNGDVSLALAAYNAGPGNVDKYGGIPPFKETQAYVPRVLQTFKQL from the coding sequence ATGACGATTCAATTCTGGCCAGGAGTAACTACACACGCACAGTCTTCTGTAAATCAACCAAGCCAAACAAAACAACATGACTTTAACTCCTTTTTATTTAAAGCGATGCAGCAAACGCTTTCGACTCAAACATCTGGACTGCCTATGCCGTTTCTAATGCCGTTTTTAAATAGCCAACAAATGCTACAGCCAAATGGAACAAATCAAGCAAGTCAAGCAAATGGAGCGAATCAAGCGAGTGTAGAAACGGTGTACCCAACTTCAAACCAGGCTTCTTCGCTTAAAACGGTCAGTGATGCCAATGCTCAACCTTATTTATCGCTCATTGAACGGATCTCGAAAGAACATCAAGTGGATCCGAACTTAACGTTAGCGATTATAAAGCATGAATCAAACTTTAATGAGAAAGCGGTTAGTTCGGCAGGCGCGAGTGGATTAATGCAGCTTATGCCTGGGACGGCACGGGGGCTTGGTGTTACATCTATTTTTGATCCCGAGCAGAATATACGTGGTGGTGTCCGCTATATTAAAGATATGTTAACCCGTTACAATGGAGATGTCTCTTTAGCACTTGCGGCGTATAATGCTGGCCCGGGAAATGTAGATAAATATGGCGGCATACCTCCATTTAAAGAAACGCAGGCGTATGTGCCAAGAGTATTACAGACATTTAAGCAGCTGTAA
- a CDS encoding protoglobin domain-containing protein, protein MSDEENQRPYVLIGGEEKLDQLVEAFYDYVKQHSDLQHLFPDDLTETKDKQKKFLTQFFGGPQRYTEEFGHPRLRARHMPFVITPIQAEAWLSCMEQAMDDVHLSGDIRDFMMQRLTLTAHHMVNHASTPR, encoded by the coding sequence GTGTCTGACGAAGAAAATCAGCGTCCATACGTTTTAATTGGTGGCGAAGAAAAACTCGACCAACTCGTTGAAGCGTTTTACGACTACGTTAAGCAGCATAGCGATCTACAACATTTATTTCCTGATGATTTAACAGAAACCAAAGACAAGCAAAAAAAATTCTTAACGCAGTTCTTTGGTGGTCCTCAACGATACACTGAGGAGTTCGGTCACCCTAGGCTTCGAGCGCGACATATGCCTTTTGTCATTACCCCTATCCAAGCGGAGGCTTGGTTGTCCTGTATGGAACAGGCGATGGACGACGTGCATTTATCAGGTGACATTCGTGATTTTATGATGCAGCGCCTTACACTTACCGCTCATCATATGGTGAATCACGCATCAACACCAAGATAA
- a CDS encoding ClpXP adapter SpxH family protein, producing the protein MNLKRHSFEECNQELGICGISDSRERLPLKKPIEIYLFIDPLCQECWSMEPIIKKLQIEYGHYFKVRILLAGKLSHWNAFDRSLKKRSQREQTLDPTMCCAGNVELNKMDLHPYNAFMAVKAAELQGPRAGHRFLRKLREALFLRKCNVTDEAILKECSREAGLDEDVFLADLHSATATKALQCDIQTTSEMDVESVPSLVFFNGNSEEAGIKVSGSYPYHIYEQLLEDMLGHKPERASHPQLEVFLRHYGFLATSEIATVLDKSPEEVERSLKTLMLQQKVEAVPFKYGTFWKWIA; encoded by the coding sequence ATGAACCTTAAACGTCATTCCTTTGAAGAATGTAATCAAGAACTGGGTATTTGTGGCATCTCCGACTCACGCGAACGATTGCCATTAAAAAAACCGATTGAAATTTATCTTTTTATCGACCCACTTTGTCAAGAGTGTTGGTCAATGGAACCAATTATAAAAAAGCTACAAATCGAGTATGGTCATTATTTTAAAGTCCGCATCTTACTAGCCGGTAAACTTTCACATTGGAATGCTTTTGACCGCTCTCTTAAAAAGAGAAGCCAACGAGAGCAAACACTCGATCCAACCATGTGCTGTGCTGGAAACGTTGAACTAAATAAAATGGACCTTCACCCATATAATGCGTTTATGGCAGTAAAAGCTGCTGAACTACAAGGTCCACGTGCAGGACATCGCTTTCTAAGAAAGCTACGTGAAGCGTTATTTCTAAGAAAATGCAACGTAACCGACGAGGCGATTTTAAAAGAATGTTCTCGAGAAGCTGGACTTGATGAGGATGTCTTTTTAGCGGATCTTCATTCAGCTACGGCAACAAAGGCGCTTCAATGTGATATTCAAACAACCTCTGAAATGGATGTTGAATCCGTTCCAAGCCTTGTTTTCTTTAACGGCAATTCTGAGGAAGCGGGCATAAAAGTCTCTGGCAGTTACCCTTATCACATTTATGAACAATTGCTAGAAGACATGTTGGGGCATAAACCAGAACGAGCGTCTCACCCTCAGCTAGAAGTATTTTTGCGCCATTACGGCTTTCTAGCGACATCAGAAATTGCGACTGTGCTTGATAAAAGCCCTGAGGAAGTAGAACGTTCGTTAAAAACTTTGATGTTGCAACAAAAAGTAGAAGCTGTCCCATTTAAATATGGTACGTTTTGGAAATGGATCGCATAA